The window AACAATATTAGGTTTCATTTTTTCAATTAGATCACTGCTAATATATAAAAAACCAATACCAGTTGGACCCAGCATTTTATGAGCTGAACCAACCACAAAGTCAATATTAGAATTTTCTAAATTCATTCTATTGTGGGCCATGTATTGAGTTGCATCAACACAAATAAAAATATTTGGATTAATTTTTTTAATTTCAGATGCCAATTTAATTGCATCAATTGAATTCCCAATTAAATTTGTTTCATTTGCAAAACAAACTAATTTAGTATTCTTATTAATTTTTTTTAAAAAATTCTCAATGTTATCAGATTGATAATCAACCTCAACATACTGAATTTTTATTTCTTGATGAATTGCTTTATACTGTTCATAAATATCATATCAAGGTAAGATATTTGAAGCATGTTCAGCATTAGTCAAAACAATTTCATCACCTTTATTAAAAAAAGGTTTTAAGAAATGAGCAACTGAATTTAATCCATAAGTTGCATTAGGAGTAAAAACAAGATTCTCTTTTTTGGTTCCTAATACTTTAGATAATTTATTCTTTGTGTCATCCATCACGATGTGAGCTTGATGAGCAAAAGTTGAATCATCATTATGTGGATTAGTACAAACATTATTGCAATAGTAAACCATATTATCTACTACAGACTTTGGTTTTAAACTTGTTGCACCACTATCTAAATACACATAATCTGGATTGTTTTTAAATCATTCAATCTCATTTCTTAAATTTTTTAACATCTTAAGATATATCTCCTATCTCAGAAAAGATTCTTTCCATCAATCTTTCTCTAGAGTGTTCATCTTCAATTTTATATAGAATAACATTGAAGTAACTTAGTAATAATAATTTGATTGCATCACTTTTTTTAATTCCTTTATTTTGTAAATAAAATAAATGAGCTAAATTAAGTCTACCAATAGCTAAAGCATGTTTTGCTTTAATGTTATTAGTATCAATTATTAGATTAGGTTTTCCTTGAATTTCTGCATGATCAGATAATAGAACACCTCTAATTTTTTGCTCACAGTAATTATCTTTTGAATCATCTTTAATATAAGCTTGTAAATAGAATTTAGTAGATGAATGATTTTTGTTAATTCCAAATACTTCACAAATACTTGTTGATTGGTTACCTTGATGGTGAACATTAATATTAAAAGTTTTATCAAAATTATCATTTAGCGATGAAACAACCAAATGGAAAGTTGAGTTGTTTAATAAATAAATATCTAAGTCTACATAGACATCATCTTTAATAATATCAATTATTGATAATTCTAAATTTTCATTGCTATCTAAATAAATTTTGTTTGAGTAGTTTTTCTTATTTAAAAAGAATACATTATTTTTTTT is drawn from Malacoplasma penetrans HF-2 and contains these coding sequences:
- a CDS encoding cysteine desulfurase; protein product: MLKNLRNEIEWFKNNPDYVYLDSGATSLKPKSVVDNMVYYCNNVCTNPHNDDSTFAHQAHIVMDDTKNKLSKVLGTKKENLVFTPNATYGLNSVAHFLKPFFNKGDEIVLTNAEHASNILPWYDIYEQYKAIHQEIKIQYVEVDYQSDNIENFLKKINKNTKLVCFANETNLIGNSIDAIKLASEIKKINPNIFICVDATQYMAHNRMNLENSNIDFVVGSAHKMLGPTGIGFLYISSDLIEKMKPNIVGGGMNFEIKRNYYSLLSGTAKFEAGTANIMAIYGWNKALDYYLDDDLENAKNKIFELKKYLDFELGKIEGIKVLNKGINAFNSIFIKENIFSQDFSSYLGNKKIIVRSGLSCAKLANEILNLDHVVRVSYHFYTNKSDIDKLIKAVKEFKKGDILNGLL
- a CDS encoding SufD family Fe-S cluster assembly protein — encoded protein: MNKKNNVFFLNKKNYSNKIYLDSNENLELSIIDIIKDDVYVDLDIYLLNNSTFHLVVSSLNDNFDKTFNINVHHQGNQSTSICEVFGINKNHSSTKFYLQAYIKDDSKDNYCEQKIRGVLLSDHAEIQGKPNLIIDTNNIKAKHALAIGRLNLAHLFYLQNKGIKKSDAIKLLLLSYFNVILYKIEDEHSRERLMERIFSEIGDIS